From Pelagicoccus albus, the proteins below share one genomic window:
- a CDS encoding CC0125/CC1285 family lipoprotein: MKLLHIIAIASATLLSSCETVSYYSPISPEQPFGYSHVDLGGGFYRVTYRGERNSSGRKAFDLARLKAAEIALENGFTHFEIKDLSNLTTYTTTNIEDDALFSAGRPAAIQNSGPSGTTYSQTPWVESEDSVTTKTPYMEIVVECTNYEGSPKKSVQDAIVVKEKLKKKYWIKDKEI, from the coding sequence ATGAAACTACTACACATAATTGCCATAGCTTCAGCCACCCTACTCAGCTCCTGCGAAACAGTGTCGTATTATTCTCCGATTTCTCCTGAGCAACCTTTTGGTTACAGCCATGTGGATTTAGGTGGCGGGTTCTATCGAGTTACCTATCGGGGCGAAAGGAATTCTTCGGGGAGGAAAGCCTTCGACTTAGCTCGCCTAAAAGCTGCCGAAATAGCACTAGAGAACGGTTTTACTCATTTCGAGATCAAGGACCTGAGCAATCTAACAACCTACACGACTACGAATATTGAAGACGACGCGTTGTTCAGTGCCGGTAGACCAGCGGCTATTCAAAACAGTGGGCCGAGCGGCACTACATATTCTCAGACTCCTTGGGTAGAGAGCGAAGATTCTGTTACCACGAAAACACCATACATGGAGATAGTCGTGGAGTGCACCAATTACGAAGGATCGCCGAAGAAATCGGTTCAAGATGCTATTGTCGTGAAAGAAAAGCTGAAGAAGAAATATTGGATTAAAGATAAAGAAATCTAA